In the Ignavibacteria bacterium genome, ATATCGTGATCTTGGATTTGCGATCCTAGCAACCAGTGGCACGGCTGCCTTCCTTCGTGAGCATGGTGTTGAGACTACCTCCGTTCTCAAGCACTACGAAGGTCGACCAAGTATCATCGATCAGATCGCCAATGGTGACGTTCAGATCGTGATCAACACTCCGATCGGTGAGAGCGCTCGATACGATGAGGCCGTAATGGGTCGGACAGCGATGAAGTATAAGGTTCCGTTCTTCACAACCCTCGCTGCGGCCGAAGCGTCCTTGCATGGGATAAAGGCTCTGAGGCAGGAAACGTTCACGGCGGTATCGCTGCAGGACCACTATGCGTCGGCAAACGCCTGACGTAGAGCGCATATGGACCGTGCTCGACCTCGTGAATTGGGGGACGGAGTACTTTGAGCGCAAGGGCGTGGATTCTCCGCGTTTGACCATTGAGCTCATGTTGTGTGATGTTCTCGACGTGCGCAGACTTCAGCTCTACACCGATCATGAACGCCCCCTAACAAAGGAGGAGCTCTCGGTGTTGCGGGCCTACGTCCGACGAAGGGCAGAACGTGAGCCGCTGCAGTACATCCTCGGAAAGGCCGACTTCTATGGTCTATCCTTTACCGTTGACCCCAATGTGCTTATTCCACGTCCCGAGACCGAGATCATCGTTGATCGTGCGATCCGTCTCCTCCGCGAGGTAGGGGGCTTGTCACCGCGTTGTTTGGATGTGGGAACCGGAAGCGGATGTATACCCGTCAGTATTGCCGTTCATGACCCTACATCGGTCTGGGTGGGTATTGATGTGCATAACGGCGCACTGGAGGTTGCCCGACGTAATGCCGAGGCACATGCAGTGGGATCTCGAGTGACGTTCACAACGATGGATTTCCTTGCGGACCTACCGAGCGGTACATTCGACCTCATAACCATGAATCCGCCCTACATTCCGTTGGTTGAGATTCACGAGCTTGAGCCAGAGGTACGGGATCATGAGCCCCTTACCGCACTTACCGATGATCTCGACGGATTTACGTTCTACCGTCGATTCGCAGCCGCAGCCCCGAAAATTCTATCACCAACAGGCACGGCATTCCTCGAGATAGGGTATGGTCAGAGTACAGAGATTCTTGCCCTGATGACTGCCGGGGGGCTGCTTTGCACCATCATTGAGGACCTCGCCGGGATCCCTCGTGTGGCAAAGATCTCATGGGGCAGTGTTACAAAGTCGTAACTCAGAGTGTCTTACACCCTGAACGAAGCAGGCTTTTTTCGTAGATTCGACGTCTTCACGACGCGGCATTCAGACGGACGGTTGGAATTATGACGGAAAACGAACAGATCACAGAACGACTGGTTGACGAGACCCTGATCGTAGCACTTTCAGGTCAATTCACCGGGGGTGAGGAGTCGGAAGCTTTTCAGACAGTGCTTCAACGCGCCTTGGTGAACGGCAGCAAGACGGTGGTGGTGGACTTGGAACGTGTGGCCTATATCAACTCGTCGTTTATCGGCGGTTTGCTTGCGGCTCATACGTCCATCAGCAGGAAAGGGGGAGCGATCGTGTTATGTAATGTGCCTGAGGCATTACAGCAGATCCTCCATGTGACGAGACTGGACAATGTTTTCGACTCGTATTCGAGTGTAGACGAAGCACTCGATGCGCACAACAACGATCAATAACACTATTCTGTTTCCTTGAAGGGTGACGTATGAAGAACATGACGAACACGATCATTCTGGTAGCCTGCGTAATTGCGGCCTACGCTGTGTTCTACCTCGTACTCGGTGCTGAAGG is a window encoding:
- the prmC gene encoding peptide chain release factor N(5)-glutamine methyltransferase, coding for MRRQTPDVERIWTVLDLVNWGTEYFERKGVDSPRLTIELMLCDVLDVRRLQLYTDHERPLTKEELSVLRAYVRRRAEREPLQYILGKADFYGLSFTVDPNVLIPRPETEIIVDRAIRLLREVGGLSPRCLDVGTGSGCIPVSIAVHDPTSVWVGIDVHNGALEVARRNAEAHAVGSRVTFTTMDFLADLPSGTFDLITMNPPYIPLVEIHELEPEVRDHEPLTALTDDLDGFTFYRRFAAAAPKILSPTGTAFLEIGYGQSTEILALMTAGGLLCTIIEDLAGIPRVAKISWGSVTKS
- a CDS encoding STAS domain-containing protein: MTENEQITERLVDETLIVALSGQFTGGEESEAFQTVLQRALVNGSKTVVVDLERVAYINSSFIGGLLAAHTSISRKGGAIVLCNVPEALQQILHVTRLDNVFDSYSSVDEALDAHNNDQ